The DNA window GGTTGGCCAAATCAGTACGAGCCACGGTTAGGTCTACTACAAGTTTGTCCAACTTGGCCTTATATTCCTGTCGAACGGCACTGGCATCCGTTTCTGGCTCTGTGCGCTTTTTCAGCTCATCACATTCTTTGGTAGTCTTTTCGTGCTCGTCTTTAAGCGCCCGGAGTTGATTATTAACCTCCTCCAGCTCGCTGCGAACCTTCTCCAGTTCCGCTGCGGACTCGGCTCCACCGCCTTGAGCTTGAAGGCCCATATAGCAATCCTTGTAGCGCTTGGCCAGTTTGCGAAGCTGTAGTTCCTTGGTGTCCTTATCCGCTATGGCCTTGTCCTTCGTCTCCAACTCCTCGTTGGCCTTCAAAAGCTCTTCCTCCTTCTGCAGTAGTCGATTCTTCAATTCCATGATATCCTGCGTCTGGCGCGTGTTGTTTTGCTTGAGGTTGGTGAATTCGTCCACTTGCTTCTTGCGCGCCTCGTCCAGAAGTTGGACGTGTTTGTTCAGCGTTGGAATCTCTGTATCCATGCGCTGCTTCAACACAGCCAGCTCATCCGATTGCTTCTTGTTTAGTTCTTTCTCGGCGGTTAGCAACTTAGCCAGATGCTCACGCTCAGCCTGCAGACGCTTGAACTCCTCCGGGTTGCGATTGCTCTTCTCAACCAGCGCATTGGCACGCTGCCGCCACTTGATAGCCTCGGTGCGGAGCGAAGTGTTCTCCACATTAATCTCCTCGATCTTCGATGTCAGTTCCTTGTTGCTGCACTGCAGCGGGAACAGTTCCTTTTCCACGCTGCTGATACGATCGGTAAGTTCGGCGACGCGAAGGGTTAAAGCATTACGCTCCTCTCGCAAAATGCGGTTGCTATCGGTGATGGCGTTTAGAGTCTCAATCTTGCGTAACACCTCCTCGTGTTTGTTGGCCGACACCACGTCCGTCTGGCTCTTGGCACGCTCTTGGTTCAGATAGCCATTCAGTTCGTCAACCTTCTTTTGTTGAATGGCGTGCTCCGAAATCAGACGAGCATTTTCCGCCTTTAGAATGTCCAGCTTGGCAGCGAACAGATCCTTCTCCTTACGCAAAAACTTGATGATCTTTAGTAGCTGTTCGTTGTTCCTTCCCTCTTCGGCAGCTGCCAGTCCAGAAGCATTTAGGCTCTGATCTGCGTCCATTGCCGACTCATTTAAGGAAGAGTTCgggttttggctttggctggCCAAAACAGTCAGTTTCGAGGCCAGGGCTTCAATTTGATCATGCAAATTGGCGTTCAATGCATGCAAATCAGCCACTCGCTTCTCTGACTCCTCTCTCTCCTTGTCCAACAGCTTTTGGGCCTCGGCATTCGAACGCAGGAGTTCATCGTAAGCGGCTTGTAATGATTCCCGACCTGACTTTAATTGGCTGAGTTCGTCGTTGGCTTTGAAGAATTCGGCCTTGTACCGGGTTAGCTCCTGAATATCTGCAGAATGTTGTACCATTCCGTTGGCATACTTCACCTCCACAGCACTTAGGGATTCAGCCAGGTTAGTGTTTTCGGTACGCAGCGTGCGAATGGTGCGATTAGCTTCTGTAAGCTTCTCCAGCAAGCTCTTTAGTTCCTCCTGGGCTGACTTCAACTGACCCGACTGATTGACAGTCTTGCTCTGCTCGGTGACATTGGACAACATGGCCTCCGCTTCCAAATCGCTTATACGGGTCTTCAGTTCAGCTTCTGAACTTTGAAGCTTCTTGATTTCCTCCTCCTGCTTGGCCACCAACTCGCCGTGAAGATCGTGCAGACGCTTGATCTCACTTTCGGCACTTTGAGACATCTTGTAGAACTGCTCGCCGTGCTCACGAGCCTTTGCCAGCTCCTTAGTAAGCGACTCTATCTCCACCGTAGCCTGGTCCAGCTTTAGCTCGAACTCTCGGGCACGTTTATTGGCTGCAGCGATGGGATTCTCATTTAGTGAGGGCGTCAGGCTTTCCTGAAGTTTTTTGCTTAATTCATTGACTTGATTGACCTTCTGAGCCAGTTCTTCGCGGACCCCGATTAGCTCCGCTTGCCACTTTTCTGCCTGCTGCTTTTCTTCATCTTTTAACTTGATGGCCGTCTCCGCCTGCCGCTTAAACTCGTTAATTGATTCTCGGaacttctcctcctcctcttggAAGTGACGACGCTGAGCAGCCAGTTCCCGCACAGTGTCATCTAATCGCTGCTCTAAACGCTGACGGCCTTCCATCTCAGATCGCTCAAGGTTCGTCTTGATGAATTCCAAACTGTTTAGAAGCAGTGACTGGCTCTGTTGCTCCCGGTGATAAGTCTCCTTCTCGATCTGCAGTCGAGCAGAAGTGTCCCTAAGAATGCGGTTCTCTTGGCGTAGGCCGTGCGCCTCTGAATCTGCCGCTGCGTGCTTACGGTGTGCGGCCATCACTTCGTCCTTGAGCAAATGTACGGTTTGCTCGTGTTTAATAATGGTCTTCTCGTAGTTCTTTGTACGCTCTTCCAATGTAGTCACCTGCTGCTTGTAAGTGCCTATATTTTTGTGAAGTAGTTCGATTTGCTCTTTTTGGAACTCAGTGGCGTTCATCAgcttgcagttgctgctggttAGCTCCCGCACTTCCTTACGCATAGAGTCGAACTGTTCTTGGGCTAGTGCGTCGTTTTTGCGCTTTTCGCTAGTGTAATAGTCGTAGTTCTCCTTCAGGGAAGCGTACTTCTTGATCTCCTCTTCTAACTGCTGCTCCAACTGTTGCACCCTCTTTTCCAGTTTGCTGTTCTCCTCAACCTTGGTTGCCGACTGCGTTGAAGTTTCAAGTACAGAGTCGTTAAGCTCCAGATTGGAGTCGTCCAGATCCACAGTCTTCTGACCAAGCTTCTTCTGAGCTGCGAAGTAGAACTTCTTGTAGCGTTCGCACTTGGATAGCAATGTAGTGACCGTATTGTTCTTTTGCGTTAATAGTTCTTCCATTTGAACAAAACGCGCATTGAGCTTGGTTATCTTTTTCTCAGACTGCTCCAGCAAGAACTTGTCTTGGTTCTTTTCGCTAGCCTCCAACATTTCTGTGAGGTCCCGGGACATATTTAGGAGGTATGCATTTCTTTCAACCAACTCCTCAATAGAACTAAAAGTTACCAAGTTTTCGTTGATCACACCTTCGCTGGTGGTTGCCTGACGAGTTGGTTGGCTACGTACTAGTTTCACTCCAGCCCTTATGCAGTTCAATTCATCCAGCAACATGCACACCTGTCGGCTGAGATCGCTGTGCGtctgtttcagtttcttaTTCTCCTTTTGAGTGTGATTAAGGGTATATAAGGTTCTGTCCAATTCGTGCTCGATGTTGATCTTCTGTTCTAATAATTCTTCATGCTGCCGCAAGAGTTCACTGTTGGTCTCCTTTATTTTGTGGTAATCGGAGTTCTGTTTTTCCAAAATCGGAGCGGTCTCTGAGATCTCTGAAAGGATTGACTTGACCTGCAACTTCAACTGCTCAATTTCGCGGTTGCGCATCTCCAGTTCTTCGCTGTTTTTGGCGTACATGGAGTAAAGCTCGGTAAGCGACAGATCGGAGCGCATAAGGCGACTGGCCACGGCCGCACTGGGAGCCAACTTACATATGGCGCTTTCCAAAGTACTTGCTTGGGCCTCTTTCAGCAAGTCGTTGGCACTGGCTAGCTCCCGTTGCATATCCTGAATCTTCTGATTTTGCTCCTGTAACTCAGCAGTGTGCTTCTGTTTCAGGGTTTCCATTTGTCCCTCCAACTGGGCACACTGCTCCTCGGTCTCCTCTAGCATACGTTTCATTTCGGAGATGCCTTGCAGGAGCTCCTCCCGCTGGACCAGATGATCGGATTCGGTGCTCTTGAAGATTTCAAACAGCTTCTCCTTGGCATCGAGCTCTTTTTTCAGCCTCTCCACATACTCTTCCGTGGCCTGGTTCTGCTTGTAGGTGACGTCGTTTTGGGCTTCAACCTTACGGGTTAATTCCTCGATGGTCTTGACGGCCTGTTCGTACTGTTCCTGCATTAGCTGTAGGGAATCGGTCTTTTCCTTAAGGCGTGACTCTAGTTGCATGGTGTTAAGTGAGTGCTCCCGTCGGATGTTCTGCAACTCGGCGTTGCTTCTGTTGAGCTCTCCGCTGATCAACAAAATCTCCTTGTGCAGCATATCGCGTTCGCTTTCCATGCGGCTCTCCTTAAGCTCCAGAGCCACTTCCTTACTCTGAATCTCGTCCACGCGAGCAATGGCTTCGCACTTGGCTGAAATCGCACTGCttagctgctgctggtagGTGTGCAGATCCTGCTTCAATCGTTCCAGCTCCGCCTGCTGGCGCTCGATTACCTTCATCAGCGAATCCCGTTCCTCAACAGCTGAAGACTTCTCCTTGCGCAACTGAGATACATTTTGCTCGTAGCTGGCAATCGTTTCCACCAGGTGAACCCGTTCTGAGGACACCTGATCTAGCTGGGTGCGCAGCTCGCTTACATTTAACTCAAAGTTGTTAAATTTGGCTAGATAGTCCTCcattttgttctgcagctctTCGCTTTTTTGCTCAGCTTCGGCTGTAAATAGAGGACAATATAAATAATCTTTTCGACTGGATATAACTAACCCAAAAGTATTTTATGGTAATCAATAGATAAAGACGAATGTGACTGCAAAgggattttatttttatcaaaattaGTTTAATCTAAAATGATTGTTTTTTGGCAGCGGTTGTCAGTAAAGATGATTTTCATTGACGCTAAATGTTTTCCGATATTTAGTCAGCTTTTAGAGCCAATCGAACAGGGTTTCATATCGGAAGTGTCACAGAAATCCCTAGAGATTCAAATTTTCTGCTAATCAACTGTTTTGGTGGGAAAATGTGCGGCCAGTGTTACCACACCGGCGGCAGGTGGAAATTAATAAGGGAAAAAAAGGTTTGTGCGGGCAGCCATTGCTTTTCAAGTGCAACAAGCCGTAATTCGAAGTTGAAATTTGTATACAAACTATATAAATGGCTCAAGAGTATTTAGACAGCAAGAAAATTTATAATTGCGATTGTACAAGTAGTACAAGTAGTACAATCTGAGCCGGCAAACGCCGAAAACATAACGCCCTCAGTGGGTACaagcatatgcatatatttaaGTTATACGCGAAATGCTGTGcacaataaatatacaaattaagGCTATGCAAACTTACCCAACCGATTGGCGGCCGCTCGGTTTTTGCAGTACTCATCTGAAAAATTGTTGATGTACGCCGACAATTTCTTCTGGATGTCTTCCGGCACGAGTTTTAACTCGTCGGGCTGAAGTACGTTGTTCAGAGTTTGTGGACCGCTGAGATCCATGTTCGCAGTTGATCCTTGTCAAGCAGTTATACAATTTATGTGGAGCGGTGCGAAGTATACAATATATGCCCAATTATTTGCGAAATTTGCATTCAGCCGCTGTTGAGACGCGAAAAACGAAGTGACCGTCGGTGCAGTAGTGATGGAACAAAATCGATGTTTTTCGATGCTATCGATTGTAATCTCACTATTTCGATAGCAGTATAACAGCCTATTCACACATTTGACTTAAAACGAAGGGCttgttttatagtttttaaacgtttatgtttttttttttttgtattttgtacGATTTATAGCAACACCATTAGTTTTTATACGGATTGCTAATTTCGTTTTTGCAGACACTATTTTTAGTGACGCTTAACTTACGAATTTCAAGATTATTCCCATGTAGCCCATaaaacttttgattttgtgtttatttggtAATTGTCTTTATGGGTAAATGTCTCACAACAACTATTTTAAGTCTAGGGTAATGTAATGTGATGTTCTCAATTCAAGCTTTCTTTCTGTCTAAAGCCACTTGATTTTTCCTGCACAACGTTAGTCCATTCCGATATGGATGTGCGAACCTACAACTAAAGTCGGCCTATATAACCATCTAGTCGGGCATTGATCGTAGTTATCATATTATAAAGTTATATACGGGTATTTGTAGTTCATGTCTTTTAAACTCAGTTCTTTTTGCGCAACATTTGGTGCTCAGTTGTTAGTtggttgtttgtttggtttcttCGTTTGAATATCATCTCACACATCCTTTTGCTGTTGCTCAACGGAAGGATAACAAGCGATTGGGTGCGAGTGGGCATGGATTGGATTTGATTAGATACGGATGAAAACGAACGGATAGTATTAATAGTAACTGGTAGAATCAGCAATATCGGTGAGGCATTCGAACTCTGAAACTCAGGAACTCAACTAGTATTTGATCGCTACTAAAACTCTATTAACATATGGGGCAACCAACGAATCCAAATCATTCCTAGGCTTCCTCGCAGTCCCCCTCCTCGCGCTGAACAAACAACCGATGGTTGCGGGCCTCCAGAATGGACCACACGATCAGCGGTGTGGTACCGAGAACCATGCAGGATCCCATGCAGTAGAAGCATATCTCGTAGTCCCCAGAAAGATCCCGCATCAGTCCTGCCAGAGGTGGCACCGAAATGGCCCCGATGCTCTGGAACATCCTCACCAGCCCGTAGCTCGAACTGATCCTGTCCGTTCCAAAGACGTCCGCAAGGAGCACCGGCATAAGGACATACCAGCTACCCAGGCACAGTCCGTAGACAGCGGCCGATAGACCCACTAAAACCAGGGTCTTAGCGAACGGAATTGTGAGCACGGCACATCCGGCGCCCAAAATGCTGTCGATATAGGAAAATCCCCTTAGACTGGGtcgaaaaatttaataaaatatatctgtTACTCACCACAAGGTGTAGGTCTTCTTGCGATCGAATAGCTGCAGGTCGCACAGCCAGCCGAGTCCAAGGCGCCCAATCAAATCCAGCACTGCGCTGATGGCCACTAGGTATCCCGCCTCACTTTTATTGTATCCTAAAGATGAACGAAATTTGATATGAATAACTATgagaatataataaaaaaaactataaaaaaaacaaaaaaaatatatttgtaatcATATTTATCATATTAATCAACTTGTTATAACCTAAtcaaagaatttaaaaattcatatcTGTTTATccattttgtaaaaattattattgtgaaaatataaaatggaaaattttacGACTGAGGTATATACTCTAGGCGCTTCAATGAGTGTACCTATTGAAATAACGTGGGCGGGCAGGTAGTACAGCATGTAGGGACAGCCGACGGACATCAAGGTGACGGAGAGGCACATCAGGATAAAGCTCGGTTCCTGCAGCAGGCTGATGTCCAGGTACATCTCTATGCGCTCGCAGCAAGTGCGTGGTCCCTGctcttcgtcgtcgtcgtcatcctcATCGGCGGCAAGGTGGCAGTCGCCATCGATGATGGACTCCACCAGCTGGGAGTCGAGAATGCCAAGCTCCGCCTGCTCCACCGGTTGCTGCTTAAGATCACTGAGGTTGCTAACCGGAGTGGGTATCTCCATGCTCTTGCTGAGACCACGACTAACCACACTCGGCGGTGAAAGAGGCTTCTCCAAGTGGGCTTGGATCTTGGAGATCACTTCGTCGTTGGAAAAGACATTGCGCCGACGACGACTTCCTCGATTGGAGTCCGTGCCGGAGTGCTTGCGATAGACCCAAGTGGAATCCGTGCTGAGATCTTCGACAGAGTGCAGCAATCCGGAACTCCGCACTTTCTTCATGGGCTTAATGAAAGTGGTCTCGCCGATAATATCCTTCACCTCGTCGTCGCTCTCCTGCGCCGACTTGTCCTGGGCTAAGGAGCCAAAAggcatttattatttgtaatttttttttaacgaaaTATATTCCCACCTGGCTGCTTACTGGCATAGTAGTTCAGGTGGTTTTTGGACTCCTCCAGGAACAGATGCTCGATAAACTTGTCACTCAGCTCGTGGCCCGCACCCACATCGCAGGTGTCTAGGTATGTGGATGTGGTCAGGATGCCCGTGGTGCTCGGATTGATGTCCTCGTTGAGGGGCTTTGCTGTCTCCTCCTGTCCCTGGCCCGAGTCCTGATCCGTGTATGCACTGATTGGCCGGTAAAGGGTGGCGGAAACGCACACGTGCAGCATGCAGCCGCCCAGGATCAGAATGGTGCCGTGGAAGCCACAGTTCTCGGCCAGGTGCTTTATAAGCACAGGTAGGATGAAGCTGCCGGCGGCAGTGCCCGATACGCAGATTCCATTGGCCAACGCACGGTGCTTGTCAAAGTATTGGGATACTATCACTATGCCCGGAGTAGTCGAGAGGCCACCACCAATACCTGATGAAGGAGGAGGATGAAGAAATAGTTTAATATCACCATCATTTTAAGTAAATGAATATCAATAATAATGGGGTATGGATAATTTTATAGTGATTATACATTATGCACCTGTGAGTACGCCAAAAGTTAGGAGGAGGTGCAGCAGACTGGTGGCAAAGTAGCTTAGTATCATGCCCATGGCGCAGAAGATGCCGCCCACAAAGACCACCGTTCGACAGGAGAATCGCTGGCAAAGAGCACTCGACAGGGGCGCCAGGACCAAACAGAGAGCCGACAGGATTGCTGGAATCCAGGAGGCCACAGTAGCCGTAGAGCTGGGAAACGTCTCCATAATCTCCACATACAGCACTCCGTACGACTTGACCAGCCCGGCCACCCAGAATTGCACGGAGAAGGCTCCGAAGACAATGAACCAACCGTAACCGCCGTCCGGTGGCTCCACATTGGGACCACCACTCTCCGTTGTGGTCGTTGAGGAGTCCCGATCCTTGACCACCTGCTTGCTCCGCCTGGCGACGGTCACGCGATCACGTTCCCGCTCCTTGGCCCGGCGGACGCACCTGCTCCGGGCCGTATTCAAACCCGATCCGGAGCCCGAACCCGACTTCCGGCTGCTGCGAAGCTCGTGCGATTTGGCAATCAACGGACGCGCCGTGATGCTGGACACGGTCAGCAGGTTCTCGTTGTCGTCCTCCTCCAGCTCGGAGATCTGATGCTCCAGCAGGCTGGCGTGCAGGGTCCTCGGGCAGCATTGCGTGTCCAGGCTGAGGGTGGCGGGTCGTCGCATGGGCGAGGCGTTGGGTGAACAGCATCCGGAGCGGAAGGCGGCGGACTCCATGTGCTTGCCATCCAGCTCGGGGGGCACAACGATGTCGGGCAGAGGAGCCGGCGGCGCTGATACCACCGAGAACAGGGAGCCGCATTCGATACCAACTCCACCACCGGACCCGTCCACGCCCGCCCCTCCGCCGGAGCCCTCAGCCGGATTCGTGTGGAGAAGGCGCCCTCCCGACTCGTACTGGACTCCACCAGTTGGGTCCGGTTCACTCGCGCAGTAAACCGATCCCCGGGAACCCTgcgaaaaatataaatatatatattgatttgCAGGGGAATATTTCAAGTCACCTAATTCTGAATCTAATGTTAATCTATTAGGGTAAGGTATGAAAGTATGCATAAGATATTGAGTGAACTCATTGAAggtttcttttaattaaaatgaaataacaatgTAATAAAGTAAGCAGCCCATTATTGCAAAAGTATTTATCAAGCGCTCAACATCAATAGTTAATGCCTCAAATTGGCGTGCATCTGAAATTCCGCCTCCGCCGAATGCGTTACCCACTAAAAAATGGGTTAACCCGTCAGAAATCCGAGGCTGTTGACAAATCGACTGGAGGCGGGTCAAGGAAGCAACAACTTAGCCCAATTTGCATTGCTAAACGAAATGCGAGGAGCGCACGCGATCTGCCGACTTATAGACGACGTCGCTGCAGCGCCCTAATGTATGCAATACGTTTTGTTTAATTGAGTTAACATCCAGTATTTGCCCGATTCCCGCTCCTTTGGGCTATGTAATTACCCGCGGACCGAGCGGATTTACCATTCCTTGTCGCCCATGCTGTTATATGTACTTTGTTAAATCGATGACAGGCTGCAGGTGCATGCTGTGCCTTGCGGGCTGGCATGACGTCTGGGAATTTTCCATTTGTCTGCGGGATCCGCTGCCACTTCCTCCCACGAAACTGCCACTTTCCGACGACTCAGGGTCAAGAGCGAGGTGGGGCTGGTTTGCCATGCGGTTGCCTTTCAGCTTTTTTAGGTTCTGTCTTTGTTGCCGGAAATTGATAGGGGGGTTCGATTGTCCTCAAAGGGGGAGGGGGTATTTGCTCCAATCCAAGGACGATGCAATGTTCGAACCGAAAGCTAAAGCCAGGAAATACTCGTGCTGATAAGGCTTAGTGGAAGGACGAAAAACTTTGCCAAGTCCTCGTAGAAAGGACACGATTGGAAAGCAGTCAAAAGCGGAATTCGGTAAGTTGATCCTAGGTATTATTGAGCTCACTGCTAGACCAACAGCTccaatatataaatgtatacatTCAAAAGTGTATGTTATAGTcatcatatatgtatgtgtc is part of the Drosophila yakuba strain Tai18E2 chromosome 2R, Prin_Dyak_Tai18E2_2.1, whole genome shotgun sequence genome and encodes:
- the LOC6530230 gene encoding monocarboxylate transporter 12, with translation MSSLQRDWHLQGSRGSVYCASEPDPTGGVQYESGGRLLHTNPAEGSGGGAGVDGSGGGVGIECGSLFSVVSAPPAPLPDIVVPPELDGKHMESAAFRSGCCSPNASPMRRPATLSLDTQCCPRTLHASLLEHQISELEEDDNENLLTVSSITARPLIAKSHELRSSRKSGSGSGSGLNTARSRCVRRAKERERDRVTVARRSKQVVKDRDSSTTTTESGGPNVEPPDGGYGWFIVFGAFSVQFWVAGLVKSYGVLYVEIMETFPSSTATVASWIPAILSALCLVLAPLSSALCQRFSCRTVVFVGGIFCAMGMILSYFATSLLHLLLTFGVLTGIGGGLSTTPGIVIVSQYFDKHRALANGICVSGTAAGSFILPVLIKHLAENCGFHGTILILGGCMLHVCVSATLYRPISAYTDQDSGQGQEETAKPLNEDINPSTTGILTTSTYLDTCDVGAGHELSDKFIEHLFLEESKNHLNYYASKQPAQDKSAQESDDEVKDIIGETTFIKPMKKVRSSGLLHSVEDLSTDSTWVYRKHSGTDSNRGSRRRRNVFSNDEVISKIQAHLEKPLSPPSVVSRGLSKSMEIPTPVSNLSDLKQQPVEQAELGILDSQLVESIIDGDCHLAADEDDDDDEEQGPRTCCERIEMYLDISLLQEPSFILMCLSVTLMSVGCPYMLYYLPAHVISIGYNKSEAGYLVAISAVLDLIGRLGLGWLCDLQLFDRKKTYTLCILGAGCAVLTIPFAKTLVLVGLSAAVYGLCLGSWYVLMPVLLADVFGTDRISSSYGLVRMFQSIGAISVPPLAGLMRDLSGDYEICFYCMGSCMVLGTTPLIVWSILEARNHRLFVQREEGDCEEA